One genomic window of Euleptes europaea isolate rEulEur1 chromosome 8, rEulEur1.hap1, whole genome shotgun sequence includes the following:
- the SERPINB1 gene encoding leukocyte elastase inhibitor: MEKLASANAHFALDLFQKFRDANPTGNIFYSPMSISTAIAMIFLGARENTATQLAKTFHFDGIEDLHSRFQTLNAKFNQSDATYILKVANRLYGEKTYNFLQNFLASTQKLYGAELSPVDFQNAAADARKEMNQWVEEQTEGKILDLLPEGSVNEMTRLVLVNAIYFKGSWAEQFQEEDTEQKPFRLSKKEKKTVKMMYLKKKLPFRYIPECKCRVLELPYKGKQLSMIILLPDDIEDNSTGLEQLEKQLTLATLQEWTQPGKMSSFNDVNIHFPKFNLEETYDLKSILCALGLVDVFDSGKANLSGMSGSRDLHVSKIVHKSCIEVNEEGTEAAAATAEMMVMCSLPMEEDFIADHPFLFYIRHNPTESILFFGRVVSP; the protein is encoded by the exons ATGGAGAAACTAGCAAGTGCAAATGCTCATTTTGCTCTCGATCTCTTCCAAAAGTTCAGGGACGCCAACCCCACAGGCAACATCTTTTATTCCCCAATGAGTATATCCACTGCAATCGCCATGATCTTCTTAGGAGCCAGAGAAAACACAGCAACACAACTTGCAAAG ACATTTCATTTTGACGGTATTGAAGACCTTCATTCAAGATTCCAAACACTCAATGCTAAGTTTAACCAGAGTGATGCCACCTATATATTGAAGGTTGCTAATCGGCTGTACGGAGAGAAGACCTACAACTTTTTGCAA AACTTTTTGGCTAGTACACAGAAACTATATGGAGCTGAATTATCTCCAGTGGATTTCCAAAATGCTGCTGCTGATGCCCGAAAGGAAATGAACCAGTGGGTTGAAGAGCAAACTGAAG GTAAAATCCTTGACTTGTTACCTGAAGGTTCAGTTAACGAAATGACCAGACTCGTTCTGGTGAATGCGATCTACTTTAAAGGCAGCTGGGCAGAGCAATTTCAAGAGGAGGATACAGAGCAGAAGCCTTTCAGACTCAGTAAG AAGGAAAAGAAGACCGTGAAGATGATGTACCTGAAAAAGAAGCTTCCTTTTCGGTACATCCCTGAATGCAAATGCCGTGTCCTGGAACTGCCTTACAAGGGAAAACAACTTAGTATGATCATCCTGCTGCCTGATGACATTGAAGATAACTCCACTGGCCTGGAACAG CTGGAGAAGCAGCTCACCTTAGCAACGCTCCAAGAGTGGACACAGCCAGGAAAGATGTCTTCCTTCAATGACGTTAATATACATTTCCCTAAATTTAATCTGGAAGAAACATATGATCTTAAGTCCATTTTATGCGCATTGGGACTGGTGGATGTCTTTGATAGCGGCAAGGCCAATTTGTCTGGAATGTCAGGATCCCGGGACCTCCATGTGTCAAAAATTGTTCACAAGTCATGTATCGAAGTGAATGAAGAGGGTACTGAAGCGGCAGCAGCAACTGCTGAAATGATGGTGATGTGTAGTTTGCCTATGGAAGAGGATTTCATTGCTGACCATCCCTTTCTGTTTTACATCCGTCATAACCCAACAGAAAGTATACTTTTCTTTGGAAGAGTTGTTTCTCCATAA